In Euwallacea fornicatus isolate EFF26 chromosome 2, ASM4011564v1, whole genome shotgun sequence, one genomic interval encodes:
- the Cdk4 gene encoding cyclin-dependent kinase 4, giving the protein MSQMSSIPQDRNHSTYEAINKIGRGAYGTVYRAKNKHTGQEVALKKVCIPLTEDGIPMNTLREIALLKQLNAYDHPNIVKLLDICHGQQMGSDLMMFLVFEHVAQDLAMYIEKHPKGFQTTEIRNLSREIVKGVDFLHSNRIVHRDLKPQNLLVTSSGHIKLADFGLAKTYDYEMKLTSVVVTLWYRAPEVLLGLPYATPVDIWSIGCIIVELYTRKPLFCGKSENEQLGEVLRILGKPPKNEWPEKNIPIKWSAFHITEKVELKTVAPNMCETALSLVTKMLAFDPDKRVTALEALNHDYFLEEPINT; this is encoded by the exons ATGTCTCAAATGAGCTCCATCCCCCAAGATCGTAATCACAGCACCTACGAGGCAATCAACAAAATCGGCAGAG GGGCGTACGGGACAGTTTACCGGGCCAAAAACAAACATACAGGTCAAGAAGTCGCCCTTAAAAAAGTCTGCATCCCCCTAACTGAGGATGGCATTCCCATGAACACCCTCAGGGAAATTGCACTCTTAAAACAACTAAATGCCTATGACCACCCCAATATTGTCAAATTGCTAGACATTTGTCACGGTCAGCAAATGGGTAGTGATTTGATGATGTTCCTAGTCTTTGAGCACGTTGCACAGGATTTGGCTATGTATATTGAGAAGCACCCCAAAGGGTTTCAGACTACAGAGATTCGGAATTTGTCCAGGGAAATTGTTAAAGGAGTAGATTTTTTGCATAGTAACAGAATAGTGCATCGAGACTTGAAGCCTCAAAATTTGCTAGTAACGAGCAGTGGGCACATTAAATTAGCCGATTTTGGGTTGGCTAAGACTTATGACTATGAGATGAAGCTGACTTCAGTT GTGGTGACCCTTTGGTATAGGGCCCCAGAAGTGCTTCTAGGCTTGCCCTATGCAACTCCCGTGGACATTTGGTCCATAGGATGCATCATAGTAGAACTGTATACTAGAAAACCATTGTTTTGTGGTAAATCCGAGAACGAGCAATTGGGAGAGGTTTTAAG GATTTTGGGGAAACCACCCAAGAATGAATGGCCTGAAAAAAACATCCCTATAAAATGGAGCGCGTTCCATATTACCGAGAAGGTGGAATTGAAAACAGTGGCGCCGAATATGTGCGAGACAGCTCTAAGTTTAGTCACG AAAATGTTGGCTTTTGATCCAGATAAACGCGTCACGGCTCTTGAAGCTTTAAACCACGATTATTTCCTCGAAGAGCCCATTAATACTTAA
- the LOC136349038 gene encoding uncharacterized protein has product MYGLLYFGVFVGLVQGGFFDLTDVEDPFALLWNFQPIRDKLTHCSIGDVSGICMEKAKCLIAGGTITKKSCGPFFTCCSLPTKCGATSDKKQAYFSSGSLNPTTTTCQYTIKLRNKNVCQVRLDFEELILAPTISFHSSTLNKNVLTCVNDSLHINPKPYGLPVVCGNSTKQHLFVHVNQTSDSISAVTIEINLANRLDPSSDKLPSPKWKIKFTQLECPLKRHKFDIFKYGDVENINNDFYALAPHGAVQYFTEQTGEFWSFALSNADSDNTLTGYPFGAHYTIAFRRPSSKSCIKFIPSEIKLLPSSVGVSPHNCGDYLHVPEYYTDSDLSTTTEPMSEVCETTSSFYSLVPGPFFVNFKSMETLTDVPMNGNFYFAITYQIFNSGCPDNVS; this is encoded by the exons ATGTACGGGTTACTGTACTTTGGGGTCTTTGTGGGGCTGGTTCAGGGGGGGTTTTTTGACTTGACCGATGTGGAAGATCCGTTTGCGTTATTGTGGAATTTTCAAC CAATAAGAGACAAACTCACTCATTGCTCGATCGGTGACGTCTCCGGCATATGCATGGAAAAAGCCAAATGCTTGATAGCAGGAGGCACCATCACCAAAAAGTCATGTGGTCCTTTCTTTACGTGCTGCTCCT TGCCGACCAAGTGTGGGGCAACCTCAGACAAAAAGCAGGCATATTTTAGCTCAGGAAGCCTCAATCCCACCACCACAACCTGCCAATACACGATCAAACTGCGCAATAAAAATGTGTGTCAAGTTAGGCTGGATTTTGAGGAGTTAATATTAGCTCCTACTATAAGCTTTCATAGCTCAACTCTCAATAAGAACGTCCTTACTTGCGTAAATGACTCACTCCATATCAATCCTAAGCCATATGGACTGCCTGTCGTCTGTGGCAACAGCACTAAGCAACAct TGTTTGTTCATGTGAATCAAACTTCAGACTCCATATCCGCCGTAACGATCGAGATAAATCTGGCAAACAGACTAGATCCCTCTAGTGATAAGCTTCCAAGCCCCAAATGGAAGATCAAGTTTACACAACTCGAGTGCCCTTTAAAGAGGCACAAATtcgatatatttaaatatgggGACgttgaaaatatcaacaatgaTTTCTATGCTTTGG CTCCCCACGGAGCTGTTCAATATTTCACAGAGCAAACTGGAGAGTTCTGGTCGTTTGCCTTGAGCAACGCAGACTCTGACAATACCCTCACCGGCTACCCTTTTGGGGCACATTATACTATTGCCTTTAGAAGACCTAGCAGTAAATCCTGTATCAA GTTCATTCCATCTGAAATTAAGTTGTTACCATCATCAGTCGGTGTCTCACCACATAACTGCGGGGATTACCTTCATGTTCCAGAGTACTATACCGACAGCGATCTTAGTACTACTACCGAGCCTATGTCAGAGGTCTGCGAGACTACCTCTTCTTTTTATA GTCTTGTGCCAGGGCCCTTCTTCGTCAACTTCAAATCAATGGAAACCCTTACCGATGTTCCTATGAATGGCAACTTCTATTTTGCGATCACTTACCAGATATTCAACAGTGGGTGCCCGGACAATGTCAGTTGA
- the LOC136346968 gene encoding uncharacterized protein: MSFPTSSRFPKYEIYSPSPTSYNVLMNAPNQKYPISWASSSRYLTGSKCDVSCCRFRCTKCWNRDRQGQTKRHSLGPYYHCQESKPRPSLSTNKENLESPQKSQIPIKRTQKAPKPKVLNTSHSNEAFNRHALMRKSVKPIKRVTKGSESFSEDSLEEVKAKRLFAGYAMLPKVYEKEVDVTTSKEVDSKEDNLNVNTAFSPIRRKERKLLTELSGDSMRYYQLTGGEDDEIDSYIKGEGAKVVDNTELLEMTSSLVRMLLAMECEGITEKNRRKGNTGFKIRGKRRMNNKGVNRNLEGLIRAAIGGLKGEFLKNIYETTSLKVDQTLLDLKLLVLKANEDIENACERTSLSLVSRLKEFDQKRLF; the protein is encoded by the exons ATGTCTTTTCCGACTTCATCCAGATTTCCTAAGTATGAAATAT ACTCTCCTTCTCCGACTTCATACAATGTTCTCATGAACGCCCCGAACCAGAAGTACCCAATTTCATGGGCG AGCTCCTCTCGATACCTTACTGGTTCCAAATGCGACGTTTCCTGCTGCAGATTTCGGTGCACGAAATGTTGGAATAGGGACCGGCAA GGACAGACCAAAAGGCACTCCTTAGGGCCTTACTACCACTGCCAGGAGTCTAAACCCCGACCAAGTCTTTCTACTAACAAAGAGAATCTGGAGAGCCctcaaaaaagtcaaattccaataaaaagAACTCAGAAAGCCCCAAAGCCAAAAGTTCTCAATACTTCGCACTCAAACGAAGCCTTCAATCGCCATGCCTTGATGAGAAAATCCGTTAAACCAATAAAGAGGGTGACTAAGGGCTCTGAAAGCTTCAGCGAAGATTCTCTGGAAGAGGTCAAGGCGAAAAGGTTGTTTGCAGGTTATGCAATGTTGCCGAAAGTTTATGAGAAAGAAGTAGACGTGACAACGTCCAAGGAGGTCGATAGCAAGGAGGACAACCTCAATGTTAACACGGCCTTCTCGCCAATTAGGAGGAAGGAAAGGAAGTTGCTCACTGAGCTTTCGGGCGACTCCATGAGGTACTATCAACTCACCGGTGGTGAAG ATGACGAGATTGATTCTTATATCAAGGGAGAAGGAGCGAAGGTGGTGGACAACACAGAGCTTTTAGAG ATGACAAGCAGTTTAGTACGTATGCTACTAGCTATGGAGTGCGAAGGGATAACTGAGAAGAATAGAAGAAAGGGTAATACAGGATTCAAAATTCGTGGAAAAAGAAGAATGAACAACAAGGGCGTTAATAGAAACTTGGAGGGGTTAATCAGAGCTGCAATCGGTGGATTAAAAG GGGAGTTTCTGAAGAATATCTATGAGACCACAAGTCTTAAAGTCGACCAAACGCTCTTGGATTTGAAGTTGTTAGTGCTGAAGGCCAATGAGGACATTGAAAATGCTTGCGAACGCACCTCGTTGAGTTTAGTTTCCCGATTGAAGGAGTTCGATCAAAAACGCctattttaa